Proteins encoded by one window of Sorex araneus isolate mSorAra2 chromosome 3, mSorAra2.pri, whole genome shotgun sequence:
- the EXOC7 gene encoding exocyst complex component 7 isoform X5: protein MIPPQEASARRREIEDKLKQEEETLSFIRDSLEKSDQLTKNMVSILSSFESRLMKLENSIIPVHKQTENLQRLQENVEKTLSCLDHVISYYHVASDTEKTIREGPTGRLGEYLGSMARIQKAVEYFQDNSPDSPELNKVKLLFERGKESLEAEFRSLMARHSKVVSPVLILDLIGGEDELEAQEDVPLEHLPEAVLQDVIRIARWLVEYGRNQDFMNVYYQIRSSQLDRSLRGLKEHFRKSSSSAGVPYSPATSNKRKDTPTKKPVRRPGTIRKAQNLLKQYSQHGLDGKKGGSNLIPLEAVSHTAPCPPHSPPPGEPGFLPWPPDKRLFAADISLGHEHDFRIKHLSEALNDKLGPLAGRDDMLDVETDAYIHCISAFVRLAQSEYQLLVDIIPEHHQKKTFDSLIQDALDGLMLEGENIVSAARKAIIRHDFSAVLGVFPILRHLKHTKPDFDQVLQGTAAGTKNKLPSLITSMETVGAKALEDFADNIKNDPDKEYNMPKDGTVHELTSNAILFLQQLLDFQETAGAMLASQETSSSATSYSSEFSRRLLSTYICKVLGNLQLNLLSKSKVYEDPALSAIFLHNNYNYILKALEKSELIQLVAVTQKTAERSYREHIEQQIQTYQRSWLKVTDYITEKNLPVFQPGVKLRDKERQMIKERFKGFNDGLEELCKIQKAWAVPDTEQRDRIRQAQKNIVKETYGAFLHRYASVPFTKNPEKYIKYRVEQVGDMIERLFDTSA, encoded by the exons ATGATCCCCCCGCAGGAGGCGTCGGCCCGGCGGCGGGAGATCGAAGACAAACTGAAGCAG GAAGAGGAGACACTGTCCTTCATTCGAGACAGCCTGGAGAAGAGCGACCAGCTCACCAAGAACATG GTGTCCATCCTGTCCTCCTTCGAGAGCCGCCTGATGAAGCTGGAGAATTCCATCATCCCCGTGCACAAGCAGACAGAGAACCTGCAGCGGCTGCAGGAGAACGTGGAGAAGACGCTCTCGTGCCTGGACCACGTCATCAGCTACTACCACGTGGCCAGCGACACAGAGAAGACCATCCGGGAGGG CCCCACAGGCAGGCTGGGCGAGTACCTGGGCAGCATGGCCAGGATTCAGAAGGCCGTGGAGTACTTCCAGGACAACAGCCCCGACAGCCCCGAGCTCAACAAAGTG AAGCTGCTGTTCGAGCGGGGGAAGGAGTCGCTGGAGGCCGAGTTCCGCAGCCTCATGGCCCGCCACAGCAAAGTGGTCTCCCCGGTGCTCATCCTGGACCTGATCGGCGGCGAGGACGAGCTGGAGGCCCAGGAGGACGTGCCCTTGGAGCACCTGCCCGAGGCCGTGCTGCAGGACGTCATCCGCATCGCGCGCTGGCTGGTGGAGTACGGCCGCAACCAAG ACTTCATGAACGTCTACTACCAGATCCGTTCCAGCCAGCTGGACCGCTCCCTCCGTGGCCTCAAGGAGCACTTCCGGAAGAGCAGCTCCTCCGCGGGGGTGCCCTACTCCCCCGCAACGTCCAACAAGCGGAAGGACACGCCCACCAAGAAGCCGGTCCGGCGGCCAG GGACCATCCGTAAAGCCCAGAACCTTCTGAAACAATATTCCCAGCATGGTCTAGATGGGAAAAAGGGGGGCTCTAACCTCATTCCTCTGGAAG CCGTCTCCCACAccgctccctgccccccccactctccccctcccggCGAGCCCGGCTTTCTCCCCTGGCCCCCGGACAAACGCCTGTTTGCGGCCGACATCTCGCTAGGTCACGAACATGATTTCCGAATTAAGCATCTATCCGAGGCCCTGAACGACAAGCTCGGGCCGCTGGCCG GGAGAGATGACATGCTGGACGTGGAGACGGACGCCTACATCCACTGCATCAGCGCCTTCGTCAGGCTGGCCCAGAGCGAGTACCAGCTGCTGGTGGACatcatccccgagcaccaccagaaaaagACCTTCGACTCCTTGATCCAG GATGCCCTGGACGGGCTCATGCTGGAGGGGGAGAACATCGTGTCGGCCGCCCGCAAGGCCATCATCCGCCACGACTTCTCGGCCGTGCTGGGCGTCTTCCCCATCCTGCGGCACCTCAAACACACCAAGCCCGACTTCGACCAGGTGCTCCAG GGCACGGCGGCGGGCACCAAGAACAAACTGCCCAGCCTCATCACGTCCATGGAAACTGTCGGGGCCAAAGCACTGGAGGATTTTGCTGACAACATCAag AACGACCCCGACAAGGAGTACAACATGCCCAAGGACGGCACCGTGCACGAGCTCACGAGCAAT gccaTCCTGTTCCTGCAGCAGCTCCTGGACTTCCAGGAGACGGCGGGTGCCATGCTGGCCTCCCAAG AGACCAGCTCCTCGGCCACCAGCTACAGCTCCGAGTTCAGCCGGCGCCTGCTCAGCACCTACATCT GTAAAGTCTTGGGTAACCTGCAGCTGAACCTGCTGAGCAAGTCCAAGGTGTACGAGGACCCGGCCCTGAGCGCCATCTTCCTGCACAATAACTACAACTACATCCTCAAGGCCCTGGAGAA GTCCGAGCTGATCCAGCTGGTGGCCGTGACGCAGAAGACGGCCGAGCGCTCCTACCGGGAGCACATCGAGCAGCAGATCCAGACGTACCAGCGCAG CTGGCTGAAGGTGACGGACTACATCACTGAGAAGAACCTCCCCGTGTTCCAGCCCGGCGTGAAG CTCCGGGACAAGGAACGGCAGATGATCAAGGAGCGATTCAAG GGCTTCAATGACGGCCTGGAAGAGCTGTGCAAGATCCAGAAGGCCTGGGCCGTCCCTGACACGGAGCAGAGGGACCGGATCCGCCAGGCGCAGAAGAACATCGTCAAGGAGACCTACGGGGCCTTCCTGCACAG GTATGCCAGCGTGCCCTTCACCAAGAACCCCGAGAAGTACATCAAGTACCGCGTGGAGCAGGTGGGCGACATGATCGAGCGTCTCTTCGACACGTCGGCCTGA
- the EXOC7 gene encoding exocyst complex component 7 isoform X1, with protein sequence MIPPQEASARRREIEDKLKQEEETLSFIRDSLEKSDQLTKNMVSILSSFESRLMKLENSIIPVHKQTENLQRLQENVEKTLSCLDHVISYYHVASDTEKTIREGPTGRLGEYLGSMARIQKAVEYFQDNSPDSPELNKVKLLFERGKESLEAEFRSLMARHSKVVSPVLILDLIGGEDELEAQEDVPLEHLPEAVLQDVIRIARWLVEYGRNQDFMNVYYQIRSSQLDRSLRGLKEHFRKSSSSAGVPYSPATSNKRKDTPTKKPVRRPGTIRKAQNLLKQYSQHGLDGKKGGSNLIPLEGRDDMLDVETDAYIHCISAFVRLAQSEYQLLVDIIPEHHQKKTFDSLIQDALDGLMLEGENIVSAARKAIIRHDFSAVLGVFPILRHLKHTKPDFDQVLQGTAAGTKNKLPSLITSMETVGAKALEDFADNIKNDPDKEYNMPKDGTVHELTSNAILFLQQLLDFQETAGAMLASQVLGDTYNIPLDPRETSSSATSYSSEFSRRLLSTYICKVLGNLQLNLLSKSKVYEDPALSAIFLHNNYNYILKALEKSELIQLVAVTQKTAERSYREHIEQQIQTYQRSWLKVTDYITEKNLPVFQPGVKLRDKERQMIKERFKGFNDGLEELCKIQKAWAVPDTEQRDRIRQAQKNIVKETYGAFLHRYASVPFTKNPEKYIKYRVEQVGDMIERLFDTSA encoded by the exons ATGATCCCCCCGCAGGAGGCGTCGGCCCGGCGGCGGGAGATCGAAGACAAACTGAAGCAG GAAGAGGAGACACTGTCCTTCATTCGAGACAGCCTGGAGAAGAGCGACCAGCTCACCAAGAACATG GTGTCCATCCTGTCCTCCTTCGAGAGCCGCCTGATGAAGCTGGAGAATTCCATCATCCCCGTGCACAAGCAGACAGAGAACCTGCAGCGGCTGCAGGAGAACGTGGAGAAGACGCTCTCGTGCCTGGACCACGTCATCAGCTACTACCACGTGGCCAGCGACACAGAGAAGACCATCCGGGAGGG CCCCACAGGCAGGCTGGGCGAGTACCTGGGCAGCATGGCCAGGATTCAGAAGGCCGTGGAGTACTTCCAGGACAACAGCCCCGACAGCCCCGAGCTCAACAAAGTG AAGCTGCTGTTCGAGCGGGGGAAGGAGTCGCTGGAGGCCGAGTTCCGCAGCCTCATGGCCCGCCACAGCAAAGTGGTCTCCCCGGTGCTCATCCTGGACCTGATCGGCGGCGAGGACGAGCTGGAGGCCCAGGAGGACGTGCCCTTGGAGCACCTGCCCGAGGCCGTGCTGCAGGACGTCATCCGCATCGCGCGCTGGCTGGTGGAGTACGGCCGCAACCAAG ACTTCATGAACGTCTACTACCAGATCCGTTCCAGCCAGCTGGACCGCTCCCTCCGTGGCCTCAAGGAGCACTTCCGGAAGAGCAGCTCCTCCGCGGGGGTGCCCTACTCCCCCGCAACGTCCAACAAGCGGAAGGACACGCCCACCAAGAAGCCGGTCCGGCGGCCAG GGACCATCCGTAAAGCCCAGAACCTTCTGAAACAATATTCCCAGCATGGTCTAGATGGGAAAAAGGGGGGCTCTAACCTCATTCCTCTGGAAG GGAGAGATGACATGCTGGACGTGGAGACGGACGCCTACATCCACTGCATCAGCGCCTTCGTCAGGCTGGCCCAGAGCGAGTACCAGCTGCTGGTGGACatcatccccgagcaccaccagaaaaagACCTTCGACTCCTTGATCCAG GATGCCCTGGACGGGCTCATGCTGGAGGGGGAGAACATCGTGTCGGCCGCCCGCAAGGCCATCATCCGCCACGACTTCTCGGCCGTGCTGGGCGTCTTCCCCATCCTGCGGCACCTCAAACACACCAAGCCCGACTTCGACCAGGTGCTCCAG GGCACGGCGGCGGGCACCAAGAACAAACTGCCCAGCCTCATCACGTCCATGGAAACTGTCGGGGCCAAAGCACTGGAGGATTTTGCTGACAACATCAag AACGACCCCGACAAGGAGTACAACATGCCCAAGGACGGCACCGTGCACGAGCTCACGAGCAAT gccaTCCTGTTCCTGCAGCAGCTCCTGGACTTCCAGGAGACGGCGGGTGCCATGCTGGCCTCCCAAG TCCTTGGGGACACATACAATATCCCTTTAGACCCCCGAG AGACCAGCTCCTCGGCCACCAGCTACAGCTCCGAGTTCAGCCGGCGCCTGCTCAGCACCTACATCT GTAAAGTCTTGGGTAACCTGCAGCTGAACCTGCTGAGCAAGTCCAAGGTGTACGAGGACCCGGCCCTGAGCGCCATCTTCCTGCACAATAACTACAACTACATCCTCAAGGCCCTGGAGAA GTCCGAGCTGATCCAGCTGGTGGCCGTGACGCAGAAGACGGCCGAGCGCTCCTACCGGGAGCACATCGAGCAGCAGATCCAGACGTACCAGCGCAG CTGGCTGAAGGTGACGGACTACATCACTGAGAAGAACCTCCCCGTGTTCCAGCCCGGCGTGAAG CTCCGGGACAAGGAACGGCAGATGATCAAGGAGCGATTCAAG GGCTTCAATGACGGCCTGGAAGAGCTGTGCAAGATCCAGAAGGCCTGGGCCGTCCCTGACACGGAGCAGAGGGACCGGATCCGCCAGGCGCAGAAGAACATCGTCAAGGAGACCTACGGGGCCTTCCTGCACAG GTATGCCAGCGTGCCCTTCACCAAGAACCCCGAGAAGTACATCAAGTACCGCGTGGAGCAGGTGGGCGACATGATCGAGCGTCTCTTCGACACGTCGGCCTGA
- the EXOC7 gene encoding exocyst complex component 7 isoform X2, with protein MIPPQEASARRREIEDKLKQEEETLSFIRDSLEKSDQLTKNMVSILSSFESRLMKLENSIIPVHKQTENLQRLQENVEKTLSCLDHVISYYHVASDTEKTIREGPTGRLGEYLGSMARIQKAVEYFQDNSPDSPELNKVKLLFERGKESLEAEFRSLMARHSKVVSPVLILDLIGGEDELEAQEDVPLEHLPEAVLQDVIRIARWLVEYGRNQDFMNVYYQIRSSQLDRSLRGLKEHFRKSSSSAGVPYSPATSNKRKDTPTKKPVRRPGTIRKAQNLLKQYSQHGLDGKKGGSNLIPLEGRDDMLDVETDAYIHCISAFVRLAQSEYQLLVDIIPEHHQKKTFDSLIQDALDGLMLEGENIVSAARKAIIRHDFSAVLGVFPILRHLKHTKPDFDQVLQGTAAGTKNKLPSLITSMETVGAKALEDFADNIKNDPDKEYNMPKDGTVHELTSNAILFLQQLLDFQETAGAMLASQETSSSATSYSSEFSRRLLSTYICKVLGNLQLNLLSKSKVYEDPALSAIFLHNNYNYILKALEKSELIQLVAVTQKTAERSYREHIEQQIQTYQRSWLKVTDYITEKNLPVFQPGVKLRDKERQMIKERFKGFNDGLEELCKIQKAWAVPDTEQRDRIRQAQKNIVKETYGAFLHRYASVPFTKNPEKYIKYRVEQVGDMIERLFDTSA; from the exons ATGATCCCCCCGCAGGAGGCGTCGGCCCGGCGGCGGGAGATCGAAGACAAACTGAAGCAG GAAGAGGAGACACTGTCCTTCATTCGAGACAGCCTGGAGAAGAGCGACCAGCTCACCAAGAACATG GTGTCCATCCTGTCCTCCTTCGAGAGCCGCCTGATGAAGCTGGAGAATTCCATCATCCCCGTGCACAAGCAGACAGAGAACCTGCAGCGGCTGCAGGAGAACGTGGAGAAGACGCTCTCGTGCCTGGACCACGTCATCAGCTACTACCACGTGGCCAGCGACACAGAGAAGACCATCCGGGAGGG CCCCACAGGCAGGCTGGGCGAGTACCTGGGCAGCATGGCCAGGATTCAGAAGGCCGTGGAGTACTTCCAGGACAACAGCCCCGACAGCCCCGAGCTCAACAAAGTG AAGCTGCTGTTCGAGCGGGGGAAGGAGTCGCTGGAGGCCGAGTTCCGCAGCCTCATGGCCCGCCACAGCAAAGTGGTCTCCCCGGTGCTCATCCTGGACCTGATCGGCGGCGAGGACGAGCTGGAGGCCCAGGAGGACGTGCCCTTGGAGCACCTGCCCGAGGCCGTGCTGCAGGACGTCATCCGCATCGCGCGCTGGCTGGTGGAGTACGGCCGCAACCAAG ACTTCATGAACGTCTACTACCAGATCCGTTCCAGCCAGCTGGACCGCTCCCTCCGTGGCCTCAAGGAGCACTTCCGGAAGAGCAGCTCCTCCGCGGGGGTGCCCTACTCCCCCGCAACGTCCAACAAGCGGAAGGACACGCCCACCAAGAAGCCGGTCCGGCGGCCAG GGACCATCCGTAAAGCCCAGAACCTTCTGAAACAATATTCCCAGCATGGTCTAGATGGGAAAAAGGGGGGCTCTAACCTCATTCCTCTGGAAG GGAGAGATGACATGCTGGACGTGGAGACGGACGCCTACATCCACTGCATCAGCGCCTTCGTCAGGCTGGCCCAGAGCGAGTACCAGCTGCTGGTGGACatcatccccgagcaccaccagaaaaagACCTTCGACTCCTTGATCCAG GATGCCCTGGACGGGCTCATGCTGGAGGGGGAGAACATCGTGTCGGCCGCCCGCAAGGCCATCATCCGCCACGACTTCTCGGCCGTGCTGGGCGTCTTCCCCATCCTGCGGCACCTCAAACACACCAAGCCCGACTTCGACCAGGTGCTCCAG GGCACGGCGGCGGGCACCAAGAACAAACTGCCCAGCCTCATCACGTCCATGGAAACTGTCGGGGCCAAAGCACTGGAGGATTTTGCTGACAACATCAag AACGACCCCGACAAGGAGTACAACATGCCCAAGGACGGCACCGTGCACGAGCTCACGAGCAAT gccaTCCTGTTCCTGCAGCAGCTCCTGGACTTCCAGGAGACGGCGGGTGCCATGCTGGCCTCCCAAG AGACCAGCTCCTCGGCCACCAGCTACAGCTCCGAGTTCAGCCGGCGCCTGCTCAGCACCTACATCT GTAAAGTCTTGGGTAACCTGCAGCTGAACCTGCTGAGCAAGTCCAAGGTGTACGAGGACCCGGCCCTGAGCGCCATCTTCCTGCACAATAACTACAACTACATCCTCAAGGCCCTGGAGAA GTCCGAGCTGATCCAGCTGGTGGCCGTGACGCAGAAGACGGCCGAGCGCTCCTACCGGGAGCACATCGAGCAGCAGATCCAGACGTACCAGCGCAG CTGGCTGAAGGTGACGGACTACATCACTGAGAAGAACCTCCCCGTGTTCCAGCCCGGCGTGAAG CTCCGGGACAAGGAACGGCAGATGATCAAGGAGCGATTCAAG GGCTTCAATGACGGCCTGGAAGAGCTGTGCAAGATCCAGAAGGCCTGGGCCGTCCCTGACACGGAGCAGAGGGACCGGATCCGCCAGGCGCAGAAGAACATCGTCAAGGAGACCTACGGGGCCTTCCTGCACAG GTATGCCAGCGTGCCCTTCACCAAGAACCCCGAGAAGTACATCAAGTACCGCGTGGAGCAGGTGGGCGACATGATCGAGCGTCTCTTCGACACGTCGGCCTGA
- the EXOC7 gene encoding exocyst complex component 7 isoform X4, protein MIPPQEASARRREIEDKLKQEEETLSFIRDSLEKSDQLTKNMVSILSSFESRLMKLENSIIPVHKQTENLQRLQENVEKTLSCLDHVISYYHVASDTEKTIREGPTGRLGEYLGSMARIQKAVEYFQDNSPDSPELNKVKLLFERGKESLEAEFRSLMARHSKVVSPVLILDLIGGEDELEAQEDVPLEHLPEAVLQDVIRIARWLVEYGRNQDFMNVYYQIRSSQLDRSLRGLKEHFRKSSSSAGVPYSPATSNKRKDTPTKKPVRRPGRDDMLDVETDAYIHCISAFVRLAQSEYQLLVDIIPEHHQKKTFDSLIQDALDGLMLEGENIVSAARKAIIRHDFSAVLGVFPILRHLKHTKPDFDQVLQGTAAGTKNKLPSLITSMETVGAKALEDFADNIKNDPDKEYNMPKDGTVHELTSNAILFLQQLLDFQETAGAMLASQETSSSATSYSSEFSRRLLSTYICKVLGNLQLNLLSKSKVYEDPALSAIFLHNNYNYILKALEKSELIQLVAVTQKTAERSYREHIEQQIQTYQRSWLKVTDYITEKNLPVFQPGVKLRDKERQMIKERFKGFNDGLEELCKIQKAWAVPDTEQRDRIRQAQKNIVKETYGAFLHRYASVPFTKNPEKYIKYRVEQVGDMIERLFDTSA, encoded by the exons ATGATCCCCCCGCAGGAGGCGTCGGCCCGGCGGCGGGAGATCGAAGACAAACTGAAGCAG GAAGAGGAGACACTGTCCTTCATTCGAGACAGCCTGGAGAAGAGCGACCAGCTCACCAAGAACATG GTGTCCATCCTGTCCTCCTTCGAGAGCCGCCTGATGAAGCTGGAGAATTCCATCATCCCCGTGCACAAGCAGACAGAGAACCTGCAGCGGCTGCAGGAGAACGTGGAGAAGACGCTCTCGTGCCTGGACCACGTCATCAGCTACTACCACGTGGCCAGCGACACAGAGAAGACCATCCGGGAGGG CCCCACAGGCAGGCTGGGCGAGTACCTGGGCAGCATGGCCAGGATTCAGAAGGCCGTGGAGTACTTCCAGGACAACAGCCCCGACAGCCCCGAGCTCAACAAAGTG AAGCTGCTGTTCGAGCGGGGGAAGGAGTCGCTGGAGGCCGAGTTCCGCAGCCTCATGGCCCGCCACAGCAAAGTGGTCTCCCCGGTGCTCATCCTGGACCTGATCGGCGGCGAGGACGAGCTGGAGGCCCAGGAGGACGTGCCCTTGGAGCACCTGCCCGAGGCCGTGCTGCAGGACGTCATCCGCATCGCGCGCTGGCTGGTGGAGTACGGCCGCAACCAAG ACTTCATGAACGTCTACTACCAGATCCGTTCCAGCCAGCTGGACCGCTCCCTCCGTGGCCTCAAGGAGCACTTCCGGAAGAGCAGCTCCTCCGCGGGGGTGCCCTACTCCCCCGCAACGTCCAACAAGCGGAAGGACACGCCCACCAAGAAGCCGGTCCGGCGGCCAG GGAGAGATGACATGCTGGACGTGGAGACGGACGCCTACATCCACTGCATCAGCGCCTTCGTCAGGCTGGCCCAGAGCGAGTACCAGCTGCTGGTGGACatcatccccgagcaccaccagaaaaagACCTTCGACTCCTTGATCCAG GATGCCCTGGACGGGCTCATGCTGGAGGGGGAGAACATCGTGTCGGCCGCCCGCAAGGCCATCATCCGCCACGACTTCTCGGCCGTGCTGGGCGTCTTCCCCATCCTGCGGCACCTCAAACACACCAAGCCCGACTTCGACCAGGTGCTCCAG GGCACGGCGGCGGGCACCAAGAACAAACTGCCCAGCCTCATCACGTCCATGGAAACTGTCGGGGCCAAAGCACTGGAGGATTTTGCTGACAACATCAag AACGACCCCGACAAGGAGTACAACATGCCCAAGGACGGCACCGTGCACGAGCTCACGAGCAAT gccaTCCTGTTCCTGCAGCAGCTCCTGGACTTCCAGGAGACGGCGGGTGCCATGCTGGCCTCCCAAG AGACCAGCTCCTCGGCCACCAGCTACAGCTCCGAGTTCAGCCGGCGCCTGCTCAGCACCTACATCT GTAAAGTCTTGGGTAACCTGCAGCTGAACCTGCTGAGCAAGTCCAAGGTGTACGAGGACCCGGCCCTGAGCGCCATCTTCCTGCACAATAACTACAACTACATCCTCAAGGCCCTGGAGAA GTCCGAGCTGATCCAGCTGGTGGCCGTGACGCAGAAGACGGCCGAGCGCTCCTACCGGGAGCACATCGAGCAGCAGATCCAGACGTACCAGCGCAG CTGGCTGAAGGTGACGGACTACATCACTGAGAAGAACCTCCCCGTGTTCCAGCCCGGCGTGAAG CTCCGGGACAAGGAACGGCAGATGATCAAGGAGCGATTCAAG GGCTTCAATGACGGCCTGGAAGAGCTGTGCAAGATCCAGAAGGCCTGGGCCGTCCCTGACACGGAGCAGAGGGACCGGATCCGCCAGGCGCAGAAGAACATCGTCAAGGAGACCTACGGGGCCTTCCTGCACAG GTATGCCAGCGTGCCCTTCACCAAGAACCCCGAGAAGTACATCAAGTACCGCGTGGAGCAGGTGGGCGACATGATCGAGCGTCTCTTCGACACGTCGGCCTGA
- the EXOC7 gene encoding exocyst complex component 7 isoform X3 produces MIPPQEASARRREIEDKLKQEEETLSFIRDSLEKSDQLTKNMVSILSSFESRLMKLENSIIPVHKQTENLQRLQENVEKTLSCLDHVISYYHVASDTEKTIREGPTGRLGEYLGSMARIQKAVEYFQDNSPDSPELNKVKLLFERGKESLEAEFRSLMARHSKVVSPVLILDLIGGEDELEAQEDVPLEHLPEAVLQDVIRIARWLVEYGRNQDFMNVYYQIRSSQLDRSLRGLKEHFRKSSSSAGVPYSPATSNKRKDTPTKKPVRRPGRDDMLDVETDAYIHCISAFVRLAQSEYQLLVDIIPEHHQKKTFDSLIQDALDGLMLEGENIVSAARKAIIRHDFSAVLGVFPILRHLKHTKPDFDQVLQGTAAGTKNKLPSLITSMETVGAKALEDFADNIKNDPDKEYNMPKDGTVHELTSNAILFLQQLLDFQETAGAMLASQVLGDTYNIPLDPRETSSSATSYSSEFSRRLLSTYICKVLGNLQLNLLSKSKVYEDPALSAIFLHNNYNYILKALEKSELIQLVAVTQKTAERSYREHIEQQIQTYQRSWLKVTDYITEKNLPVFQPGVKLRDKERQMIKERFKGFNDGLEELCKIQKAWAVPDTEQRDRIRQAQKNIVKETYGAFLHRYASVPFTKNPEKYIKYRVEQVGDMIERLFDTSA; encoded by the exons ATGATCCCCCCGCAGGAGGCGTCGGCCCGGCGGCGGGAGATCGAAGACAAACTGAAGCAG GAAGAGGAGACACTGTCCTTCATTCGAGACAGCCTGGAGAAGAGCGACCAGCTCACCAAGAACATG GTGTCCATCCTGTCCTCCTTCGAGAGCCGCCTGATGAAGCTGGAGAATTCCATCATCCCCGTGCACAAGCAGACAGAGAACCTGCAGCGGCTGCAGGAGAACGTGGAGAAGACGCTCTCGTGCCTGGACCACGTCATCAGCTACTACCACGTGGCCAGCGACACAGAGAAGACCATCCGGGAGGG CCCCACAGGCAGGCTGGGCGAGTACCTGGGCAGCATGGCCAGGATTCAGAAGGCCGTGGAGTACTTCCAGGACAACAGCCCCGACAGCCCCGAGCTCAACAAAGTG AAGCTGCTGTTCGAGCGGGGGAAGGAGTCGCTGGAGGCCGAGTTCCGCAGCCTCATGGCCCGCCACAGCAAAGTGGTCTCCCCGGTGCTCATCCTGGACCTGATCGGCGGCGAGGACGAGCTGGAGGCCCAGGAGGACGTGCCCTTGGAGCACCTGCCCGAGGCCGTGCTGCAGGACGTCATCCGCATCGCGCGCTGGCTGGTGGAGTACGGCCGCAACCAAG ACTTCATGAACGTCTACTACCAGATCCGTTCCAGCCAGCTGGACCGCTCCCTCCGTGGCCTCAAGGAGCACTTCCGGAAGAGCAGCTCCTCCGCGGGGGTGCCCTACTCCCCCGCAACGTCCAACAAGCGGAAGGACACGCCCACCAAGAAGCCGGTCCGGCGGCCAG GGAGAGATGACATGCTGGACGTGGAGACGGACGCCTACATCCACTGCATCAGCGCCTTCGTCAGGCTGGCCCAGAGCGAGTACCAGCTGCTGGTGGACatcatccccgagcaccaccagaaaaagACCTTCGACTCCTTGATCCAG GATGCCCTGGACGGGCTCATGCTGGAGGGGGAGAACATCGTGTCGGCCGCCCGCAAGGCCATCATCCGCCACGACTTCTCGGCCGTGCTGGGCGTCTTCCCCATCCTGCGGCACCTCAAACACACCAAGCCCGACTTCGACCAGGTGCTCCAG GGCACGGCGGCGGGCACCAAGAACAAACTGCCCAGCCTCATCACGTCCATGGAAACTGTCGGGGCCAAAGCACTGGAGGATTTTGCTGACAACATCAag AACGACCCCGACAAGGAGTACAACATGCCCAAGGACGGCACCGTGCACGAGCTCACGAGCAAT gccaTCCTGTTCCTGCAGCAGCTCCTGGACTTCCAGGAGACGGCGGGTGCCATGCTGGCCTCCCAAG TCCTTGGGGACACATACAATATCCCTTTAGACCCCCGAG AGACCAGCTCCTCGGCCACCAGCTACAGCTCCGAGTTCAGCCGGCGCCTGCTCAGCACCTACATCT GTAAAGTCTTGGGTAACCTGCAGCTGAACCTGCTGAGCAAGTCCAAGGTGTACGAGGACCCGGCCCTGAGCGCCATCTTCCTGCACAATAACTACAACTACATCCTCAAGGCCCTGGAGAA GTCCGAGCTGATCCAGCTGGTGGCCGTGACGCAGAAGACGGCCGAGCGCTCCTACCGGGAGCACATCGAGCAGCAGATCCAGACGTACCAGCGCAG CTGGCTGAAGGTGACGGACTACATCACTGAGAAGAACCTCCCCGTGTTCCAGCCCGGCGTGAAG CTCCGGGACAAGGAACGGCAGATGATCAAGGAGCGATTCAAG GGCTTCAATGACGGCCTGGAAGAGCTGTGCAAGATCCAGAAGGCCTGGGCCGTCCCTGACACGGAGCAGAGGGACCGGATCCGCCAGGCGCAGAAGAACATCGTCAAGGAGACCTACGGGGCCTTCCTGCACAG GTATGCCAGCGTGCCCTTCACCAAGAACCCCGAGAAGTACATCAAGTACCGCGTGGAGCAGGTGGGCGACATGATCGAGCGTCTCTTCGACACGTCGGCCTGA